A window of the Fibrobacter sp. UWH4 genome harbors these coding sequences:
- a CDS encoding heavy metal translocating P-type ATPase: MKSRIVYDQPGRIRFRAGAYAFEKMHEPRIHKACVSEPYVQKAVVHSENGGILLEYENGYREQVIDFVRNLDVANLPESEPDTEYQLQALDSDFKNKLAFMIVRRYLAKLLIPAPIRTAHLIYRGLKFVAKGLNCLGEGKLSVEVLDGAAIGASILQRNYESAGTIMFLLNVSSLLEDYTKARTRTALTASLAVKVDKVWVVKDGVDVQVRMQDVQVGDLVRVRSGSMIPVDGTVAEGDAFVNEATMTGESQAVHKTVGKSVFAGTVVDEGSIVVSVRAVSGNTKIQKIIELIDRSEDLKASIQSRAERLADGIVPFSFIGFGLTLLFTRNITKAVSILMVDYSCAIKLSTPISVISALREAADRNMTVKGGKYLEEFALADTIVFDKTGTLTKAEPKLERVIPFGNRSEEEILRIAACIEEHFPHSMARAIVRGAAERGIDHEEEHADVKYIVAHGIATTLDGERAVIGSKHFVVEDEKIAVGEAEQKKIDELAGAASVIYLAIGGNLAGVLCISDPPRDEAAEAIRMLRERGIKHVAMITGDSQKAAERTAQLLGIDTFFAQVLPEDKHRYVEKMKAEGRRVIMVGDGINDAPALAAANVSVAMSDASDIARETADVTLRSEDLRDLAELRTLSTQLMERIQANYRFIVAFNTSLLAAGFFGILAPSTSALLHNLSTMAICAKSMTPLKRT; this comes from the coding sequence ATGAAGTCTAGAATCGTTTACGATCAGCCGGGGCGTATCCGCTTTCGGGCGGGGGCCTACGCGTTTGAAAAAATGCATGAACCGCGCATCCATAAGGCATGCGTGAGTGAACCTTATGTCCAGAAAGCGGTAGTCCATTCGGAAAACGGCGGCATTCTGCTGGAATACGAAAACGGCTATCGTGAACAGGTGATTGATTTCGTCCGGAATCTGGACGTCGCGAACCTTCCTGAGAGCGAGCCCGATACTGAATATCAACTGCAGGCTCTTGATTCTGATTTCAAGAATAAGCTCGCGTTCATGATTGTGCGGCGTTACCTGGCCAAATTGCTGATTCCTGCCCCCATTCGTACGGCACACCTGATTTATAGGGGCCTCAAGTTTGTGGCGAAGGGCCTGAATTGCCTAGGTGAAGGGAAACTTTCTGTCGAGGTGTTGGACGGTGCCGCCATCGGGGCGAGCATCTTGCAACGCAATTACGAATCGGCTGGGACCATCATGTTCCTGCTGAACGTGAGCAGCCTTCTGGAAGATTACACCAAGGCGCGTACCCGCACCGCCCTTACCGCAAGCCTTGCCGTTAAGGTGGACAAGGTGTGGGTTGTCAAGGACGGTGTCGATGTCCAGGTGCGTATGCAGGATGTTCAGGTGGGCGACCTCGTGCGTGTGCGTTCCGGCAGCATGATTCCGGTGGACGGAACCGTTGCCGAAGGCGATGCGTTCGTGAACGAAGCGACCATGACGGGCGAATCGCAGGCGGTGCACAAGACGGTCGGAAAGTCCGTTTTTGCAGGTACCGTCGTGGACGAAGGTTCCATCGTAGTATCTGTCCGAGCCGTGAGTGGCAACACTAAAATTCAAAAAATCATTGAACTCATCGATCGCTCCGAAGACCTGAAGGCTTCTATCCAAAGCCGCGCCGAACGCCTTGCCGATGGTATCGTGCCGTTCAGCTTTATCGGATTCGGGCTCACGCTCCTGTTTACGCGCAACATCACCAAGGCAGTCTCGATTCTGATGGTGGACTATTCTTGCGCCATCAAGCTTTCCACCCCGATTTCGGTGATTTCGGCGCTGCGCGAAGCGGCTGACCGCAATATGACCGTAAAGGGCGGCAAGTACCTGGAAGAATTTGCGCTTGCCGACACCATCGTTTTCGACAAGACGGGAACGCTCACCAAGGCGGAACCGAAACTCGAACGCGTGATTCCGTTCGGTAACCGCAGCGAAGAAGAAATCCTCCGCATCGCGGCCTGCATCGAAGAGCATTTCCCGCATAGCATGGCGCGCGCCATTGTGCGCGGTGCCGCCGAACGGGGAATCGACCACGAAGAAGAACATGCTGACGTGAAGTACATCGTGGCACATGGAATCGCAACGACTCTTGACGGTGAACGCGCCGTTATCGGTAGCAAGCATTTCGTTGTCGAAGACGAAAAAATTGCAGTGGGCGAGGCGGAGCAGAAAAAAATCGACGAACTCGCCGGAGCCGCATCCGTGATCTACCTTGCCATTGGCGGGAACCTCGCGGGAGTGCTTTGCATTAGCGACCCTCCGCGTGACGAGGCGGCCGAGGCCATCCGCATGCTCCGTGAACGCGGAATCAAGCATGTTGCGATGATTACCGGCGACAGCCAAAAGGCCGCCGAACGTACGGCGCAACTTTTGGGCATTGATACCTTCTTTGCGCAGGTGCTGCCCGAAGACAAGCACCGCTATGTGGAAAAAATGAAGGCCGAAGGCCGCCGCGTGATTATGGTGGGCGATGGAATCAACGATGCGCCCGCATTGGCCGCCGCGAACGTGTCGGTCGCCATGAGCGATGCCAGCGACATTGCCCGCGAAACCGCCGACGTGACGCTTCGCAGCGAAGACCTGCGCGACCTCGCGGAACTCCGTACGTTGAGCACGCAACTTATGGAACGCATCCAGGCGAATTACCGCTTTATCGTCGCCTTCAACACGTCGCTCCTGGCCGCAGGATTCTTCGGAATACTTGCCCCCTCGACCTCGGCCCTGCTGCATAACCTCTCGACCATGGCGATTTGCGCCAAGAGCATGACGCCGCTGAAGCGCACGTAG